TATTGAAGGAACCCTTCATACCATGAGTGAAGGATTGCTTAGCACGGGTGTTACCAGCTTCTTGCCAACGACGTTGACTTCCTCTTACGAGCAGTTGCTTGCGGTAACTGAAAATATCGGCGCTCGTTACCAGGAAGCAAGTGGAGCCAAGATTCGTGGAATCTATTTTGAAGGCCCTTATTTCACAGAGAAATACAAAGGAGCCCAAAACCCTGCCTATATGAAAGATCCTCGTATGGATGAGTTTCGTGCTTGGCAAAAAGCAGCTAATGGCCTGCTCAATAAAATTGCCCTTGCGCCAGAACGCGAAGGTGTAGAAGACTTTGTTCGTACAGTTACGGGTGAAGGAGTGACCGTTGCTCTTGGGCACTCCAATGCAACTTTTGATGAAGCTAAAAAAGCAGTCGATGCTGGAGCAAGTGTTTGGGTACATGCCTACAATGGAATGCGTGGGTTGACTCACCGTGAGCTCGGTATGGTAGGAGCCATGTATGAATTGCCACATACTTATGCAGAATTGATTTGTGACGGTCACCACGTAGATCCAAAGGCCTGTGACATTTTGCTCAAACAAAAAGGAACTGAAAATATCGCCCTTATCACAGACTGTATGACAGCGGGTGGTTTGGAAGATGGAGACTACATGTTGGGAGAATTCCCAGTAGTTGTTGCTAATGGAACTGCTCGCCTCAAATCTACAGGCAATTTGGCAGGTTCTATCCTCAAACTCAAAGATGGTTTGAAGAATGTGGTCGAATGGGGAATTGCGAATCCGCATGAAGCAGTCATGATGGCCAGCCTCAACCCAGCAAAATCTGTTCACATCGATGATGTCTGTGGCCAAATCCGTGAAGGCTACGACGCTGACTTTATCGTACTAGATAAAGATTTGGAATTGGTAGCAACCTACCTAGATGGTGTGAAACGTTATCAAGCCTAAGAAGATAAAAATAGGGGTCAATAAAGGACTCCTATTTTTATGATAGGTTGTAAAGGTATTTAAAGAAGTCTTCCTAAAGGGAAAGGCAAGCAAAATCCTTTTCTTGTAAAAAAAATTAGATATAATATACGATACAAAGGAAGTAGTAAGAATGTATCGTGTTATAGAAATGTATGGGGATTTTGAACCGTGGTGGTTCATAGAAGGTTGGGAAGAAGATGTCATCATGAGTCAATCTTTTGACAAGTATTATGATGCTCTAAAATATTATAAATCATGCTGGTTTGAGCTGGAAAAGAAGAATCCTCTTTATAAGAGTCGGAGTGATTTGATGACTATCTTTTGGGATCCTGCCGACCAACGCTGGTGTGATGAGTGTGATGAGTATTTGCAGCAGTACCATTCTTTGGCACTTTTACAGGATGAGCAAGTCATCCCCGATGAAAAGCTACGTCCAGGCTACGAAAAACAAACAGGTCAAGAAAAACACCGTTCTTGCCGTATGAAATGGAGATAAAAAAAGTAACTTTTTAAGTTGCTTTTTTTATTTTTTTGCGAATAGTTAGATAAGGAGGGCGGTATGGTACAAGAAATTGCACAAAAAATTATTGCTACTGCGAAAGAAAAGAAGGCCCAGGATATCTATTTTATCCCCAAGGAAAAGTCCTACGAACTTCACATGCGGGTTGGAGACGAACGGTGTCTCGTTGACTCCTATGAGTTTGATGTTTTAGCTGCAGTGATTAGTCATTTTAAGTTTGTGGCGGGTATGAACGTAGGAGAGAAGAGACGTAGTCAGCTGGGCTCTTGCGACTATCAGCATGGGGAGAAGGTGTCTTCTCTGCGTTTGTCTACCGTAGGAGATTATCGGGGACATGAGAGTTTGGTCATTCGTTTGTTGCACGATGAGGAGCAGGAGCTGCATTTCTGGTTTCAGGATATGAACGAACTGGGTGAGCAGTACAGGCAACGGGGACTCTATCTCTTTGCAGGTCCAGTCGGCAGTGGCAAGACGACTCTGATGCACGAATTAGCTAAGCCTCTTTTTAAGGGGCAGCAGGTCATGTCCATTGAAGATCCTGTTGAGATTAAGCAGGAAGACATGCTCCAGTTGCAGTTAAATGAGGCGATTGGCTTGACCTATGAAAATCTGATCAAACTGTCTCTCCGGCATCGTCCTGATCTCTTGATTATTGGCGAAATTCGGGATAGCGAGACAGCGCGTGCAGTGGTCAGAGCCAGTTTGACAGGGGCGACAGTTTTTTCAACCATTCATGCCAAGAGTATCCGAGGAGTTTATGAACGCCTTCTGGAGTTGGGTGTGACGGAGGAGGAATTAGCAGTTGTTCTGCAAGGAGTCTGCTACCAGAGATTAATCGGGGGAGGAGGAATCGTTGACTTTGCAAACAAAGACTATCAAGAACACCAGCCAACTAGCTGGAATGCGCAGATTGACCAGCTTCTTAAAGATGGACATATCACAAGTCTTCAGGCTGAAACGGAAAAAATTAGCTACAGCTAAGCAGAAGAAAATCATCACTTTGTTTAACAACCTCTTCTCCAGTGGCTTTCATTTGGTGGAAATTATTTCTTTCTTGGGAAGAAGTGCCCTGCTGGAAAAGGACTATGTGGCCCAGATGCACCAAGGTTTGTCGCAGGGGAAATCCTTTTCAGAAATGATGAACAGCTTGGGTTTTTCAAGTGCCATCGTGACCCAATTATCTCTAGCTGAAGTGCATGGAAATCTCCACCTGAGTTTGGGAAAGATAGAAGAATATCTGGATAATTTGGCCAAGGTCAAGAAAAAGTTAATCGAAGTGGCGACCTATCCCCTGATTTTGCTGGGATTTCTCTTGCTAATTATGTTGGGGCTCAGGAATTATTTGCTCCCCCAACTGGACAGTAGCAATTTCGCCACTCAAATCATCGGCAATATGCCACAAATATTTCTGGGACTAGTGCTGGTTTGCTCTCTATCTTTACTTTTAGCCCTCACTTTCTACAAAAGAAGTTCCAAGATGCAGGTTTTCTCTATGTTGGCACGGGTTCCCTTTCTAGGAATCTTTGTCCAGACTTATCTGACAGCTTATTATGGGCGTGAATGGGGCAATATGATTTCACAGGGAATGGAGCTGACGCAGATTTTTCAGATCATGCAGGAACAGGGCTCCCAGCTCTTTAAAGAAATCGGTCAAGATCTGGCTCAAGCCCTGCAAAATGGCCGCGAATTTTCTCAAACCATAGCGACCTATCATTTCTTTAAAAAGGAGTTGAGTCTTATCATCGAGTATGGGGAAGTCAAGTCCAAGCTGGGGAGTGAGTTGGAAATCTATGCTGAAAAAACTTGGGAAGCCTTTTTTACCCGAGTTACTCGTACCATGAACTTAGTACAGCCACTGGTTTTTATCTTTGTGGCTCTGATTATCGTTTTACTTTATGCGGCAATGCTTATGC
This Streptococcus oralis DNA region includes the following protein-coding sequences:
- the nagA gene encoding N-acetylglucosamine-6-phosphate deacetylase; amino-acid sequence: MPNYIKADQFFYPHGVRRGGYLELVDGKFGKHVEEIPEGSDVIDYTGYSIAPGLVDTHIHGFGGVDVMDNNIEGTLHTMSEGLLSTGVTSFLPTTLTSSYEQLLAVTENIGARYQEASGAKIRGIYFEGPYFTEKYKGAQNPAYMKDPRMDEFRAWQKAANGLLNKIALAPEREGVEDFVRTVTGEGVTVALGHSNATFDEAKKAVDAGASVWVHAYNGMRGLTHRELGMVGAMYELPHTYAELICDGHHVDPKACDILLKQKGTENIALITDCMTAGGLEDGDYMLGEFPVVVANGTARLKSTGNLAGSILKLKDGLKNVVEWGIANPHEAVMMASLNPAKSVHIDDVCGQIREGYDADFIVLDKDLELVATYLDGVKRYQA
- the comGA gene encoding competence type IV pilus ATPase ComGA, yielding MVQEIAQKIIATAKEKKAQDIYFIPKEKSYELHMRVGDERCLVDSYEFDVLAAVISHFKFVAGMNVGEKRRSQLGSCDYQHGEKVSSLRLSTVGDYRGHESLVIRLLHDEEQELHFWFQDMNELGEQYRQRGLYLFAGPVGSGKTTLMHELAKPLFKGQQVMSIEDPVEIKQEDMLQLQLNEAIGLTYENLIKLSLRHRPDLLIIGEIRDSETARAVVRASLTGATVFSTIHAKSIRGVYERLLELGVTEEELAVVLQGVCYQRLIGGGGIVDFANKDYQEHQPTSWNAQIDQLLKDGHITSLQAETEKISYS
- a CDS encoding DUF1033 family protein; this translates as MYRVIEMYGDFEPWWFIEGWEEDVIMSQSFDKYYDALKYYKSCWFELEKKNPLYKSRSDLMTIFWDPADQRWCDECDEYLQQYHSLALLQDEQVIPDEKLRPGYEKQTGQEKHRSCRMKWR
- the comGB gene encoding competence type IV pilus assembly protein ComGB; its protein translation is MDISQVFRLKRKKLATAKQKKIITLFNNLFSSGFHLVEIISFLGRSALLEKDYVAQMHQGLSQGKSFSEMMNSLGFSSAIVTQLSLAEVHGNLHLSLGKIEEYLDNLAKVKKKLIEVATYPLILLGFLLLIMLGLRNYLLPQLDSSNFATQIIGNMPQIFLGLVLVCSLSLLLALTFYKRSSKMQVFSMLARVPFLGIFVQTYLTAYYGREWGNMISQGMELTQIFQIMQEQGSQLFKEIGQDLAQALQNGREFSQTIATYHFFKKELSLIIEYGEVKSKLGSELEIYAEKTWEAFFTRVTRTMNLVQPLVFIFVALIIVLLYAAMLMPMYQNMEVNF